A single genomic interval of Lathyrus oleraceus cultivar Zhongwan6 chromosome 7, CAAS_Psat_ZW6_1.0, whole genome shotgun sequence harbors:
- the LOC127101764 gene encoding U1 small nuclear ribonucleoprotein C-like produces the protein MASTKSFVTALLLVATMSSTILEARQLLQTTSQQPNFPTIPSLPTTLPPLPSIPTLPKASLPPLPTNIPSLPKLTIPPLPSIPTNIPTLNIPPPLPTITSLPNIPTSIPTTFPSIPFLTPPPSSASSP, from the coding sequence ATGGCATCAACCAAATCCTTCGTTACTGCGTTACTTCTTGTTGCAACAATGTCAAGCACGATCCTAGAAGCTCGCCAACTTTTGCAAACAACCTCACAACAACCTAATTTTCCTACCATTCCCTCTTTACCAACAACATTACCACCTTTGCCTTCAATTCCAACATTGCCTAAAGCAAGTCTTCCTCCATTGCCTACTAACATTCCATCTCTTCCTAAACTCACCATACCACCTCTTCCTAGCATTCCTACAAATATTCCAACTCTCAACATTCCACCACCATTGCCAACAATCACTTCACTTCCCAACATTCCCACCTCAATCCCGACCACTTTTCCCTCCATCCCATTTCTCACCCCACCACCTTCTTCAGCCTCTAGCCCTTAA